A DNA window from Turicibacter sp. TJ11 contains the following coding sequences:
- a CDS encoding tetratricopeptide repeat protein gives MSISAEPTPIEYIEQLLDEQRFEEAESLLLEQLNRKKNLAAVYNALAIIAIESYQDYHRAEKYYKQAIDYHENSSTLYFNLAILYEQFLDQPLEAMSCYEKAIELDSNYVDAYINLAELCIDLNHDVERAFSCSQRVLELEPNHARNLNNLGCLFIKYKNDAQSAIPYFEKSVALSTNPATALANLADAYVRAERYDEAKEAYEKALELDSDNPLVCHNYAHVLRHYFQAYDEAASYYRKAIEIDPYSLVSYQGLRSLYAHNLHDSKSAVEVLVSALAYFNEEEGLVLEIANMYDFELNDYKKALHYYERVLEINPNNLLALNALAYLNVEIVKDYLVALDYYLRVLEVDDETPSTYVNIGHLYFYHLSDYQLAKRYYLKADARIQGKKSPIKYAGELYYNLGMIYENYLSDEYHAIESYEKAVSLGQDQNAQKKLISLYTHQSSRIH, from the coding sequence ATGAGTATCTCAGCAGAACCTACTCCAATTGAATACATTGAACAATTATTAGATGAGCAACGATTTGAAGAAGCTGAATCATTATTGCTTGAACAATTAAATCGTAAAAAAAATCTAGCAGCTGTTTATAATGCATTAGCCATTATTGCGATTGAATCTTATCAAGACTATCACCGCGCAGAAAAGTATTATAAGCAAGCGATTGACTATCATGAAAACTCATCGACACTATATTTTAATTTAGCTATTTTATACGAACAATTTTTAGATCAGCCACTAGAAGCTATGTCATGTTATGAAAAAGCGATTGAGTTGGATTCAAACTATGTCGATGCTTATATTAACTTAGCCGAATTATGTATTGATTTAAACCATGATGTAGAACGAGCATTTAGTTGTAGTCAACGCGTCTTAGAACTGGAACCTAATCATGCGCGTAATTTAAATAATCTAGGCTGTTTATTTATTAAATATAAGAATGATGCCCAGTCAGCTATTCCGTACTTTGAAAAATCTGTCGCCTTATCAACGAATCCCGCTACCGCGTTGGCCAATTTAGCGGATGCCTACGTTCGAGCCGAACGATATGATGAAGCCAAAGAAGCTTATGAAAAAGCATTAGAATTAGATTCAGATAATCCACTCGTTTGTCATAACTATGCCCATGTATTAAGACATTATTTTCAAGCTTATGATGAAGCTGCTTCTTATTATCGTAAAGCCATTGAAATCGATCCGTATTCACTTGTCTCTTATCAAGGATTACGTTCTCTTTATGCTCATAATCTACATGATTCAAAAAGTGCAGTAGAGGTTCTTGTTTCAGCGCTTGCTTACTTTAATGAAGAGGAAGGGTTAGTGTTAGAAATAGCCAACATGTACGACTTTGAATTAAATGATTATAAAAAAGCCTTACATTACTATGAACGAGTGTTAGAGATTAATCCGAATAACCTTTTAGCTTTAAATGCTTTAGCATATTTAAATGTAGAAATAGTCAAAGATTATTTAGTGGCCCTTGATTATTATTTACGTGTTTTAGAAGTAGATGATGAAACGCCAAGTACATACGTGAACATTGGTCATTTATACTTTTATCATTTATCAGACTATCAGTTAGCTAAACGATATTATTTAAAAGCTGACGCTCGAATTCAAGGAAAAAAATCACCAATCAAATATGCCGGAGAGCTGTATTATAATTTAGGAATGATTTATGAAAACTATTTAAGTGACGAATATCATGCCATCGAGTCCTATGAAAAAGCTGTTTCATTAGGGCAAGATCAAAATGCCCAAAAAAAGTTAATTTCTTTATATACCCATCAATCATCACGTATTCATTAA
- the def gene encoding peptide deformylase, with product MITMKDIIREGHPTLAKVATEVSIPLSKEDVKLMKDMVQFIINSQTPEIAEKYQLRESVGLAAPQLNLDKRIIAVHTEDEKGKLYSIALANPKIISYSEEMTYLPMGEGCLSVDREVEGLVPRYRRITVQGYNVKGQLIKIRLRDYVSIVFQHEIDHLNGHLFTDRINKEKPLAPIPNAKPLEF from the coding sequence ATGATTACTATGAAAGACATTATCCGTGAGGGTCATCCAACATTAGCAAAAGTAGCTACTGAGGTGTCTATTCCATTAAGTAAAGAAGACGTTAAGTTAATGAAAGACATGGTACAATTTATCATTAATAGTCAAACACCTGAGATCGCTGAAAAATACCAATTACGTGAAAGTGTTGGTTTAGCAGCACCTCAGTTAAACTTAGATAAACGTATTATTGCAGTTCATACTGAAGATGAAAAAGGGAAGCTTTATTCAATCGCATTAGCTAATCCTAAAATCATCAGTTATTCAGAAGAAATGACTTATCTTCCAATGGGTGAAGGATGTTTATCTGTTGATCGCGAAGTAGAAGGTCTTGTTCCACGTTATCGTCGTATTACAGTTCAGGGATACAATGTAAAAGGTCAATTAATTAAAATCCGTTTACGTGATTATGTATCAATTGTTTTCCAACATGAAATTGATCATTTAAATGGTCATTTATTTACGGATCGCATCAACAAAGAAAAGCCATTAGCACCAATTCCTAATGCCAAACCATTAGAATTTTAA
- a CDS encoding YjcZ family sporulation protein — protein sequence MRCGENSWGSGFAFILVLFILLVIIGCCCCN from the coding sequence ATGAGATGTGGAGAAAATAGTTGGGGTAGTGGATTTGCATTTATCCTAGTACTCTTTATTTTATTAGTGATTATCGGATGCTGTTGTTGCAACTAA
- a CDS encoding sporulation protein YjcZ, whose protein sequence is MYNYGYNGYNGYNCYTPCAPVAPVATNTGGWGGGLAFILVLFILLAIICGCGGGFGGSSCGGYGNDCGCGC, encoded by the coding sequence ATGTATAATTATGGATATAATGGATACAACGGATACAATTGCTATACACCATGTGCTCCTGTAGCACCTGTTGCCACTAACACTGGTGGTTGGGGTGGAGGATTAGCCTTCATCTTAGTATTATTCATCTTATTAGCTATCATCTGCGGTTGCGGTGGTGGATTTGGTGGAAGTAGCTGCGGTGGATATGGTAACGACTGCGGTTGCGGCTGCTAA
- a CDS encoding IS4 family transposase: MAKYSTKIKQKLIHIIKKMSSNPKDFVQNPKKDFTRHRKLSFECMMNLILAMNGNSLYTELMTYFNYDIKTTSTSAFIQQRSKIRPDAFKHLFQQFTASYDQYKYFRGYRLLAIDGSTFNIAHNPDDEKTYIKSSTAKKGYNSLHLNALYDLMNRLYIDAQIQPIRELNERQALIEMVGNSPLKDPVILVADRGYESYNTFAHLEEKGWNYVIRVKDIKSKSIVSSLDLPDSDEFDTTIHLTLTRKQTNEVKSNPHHYKFLPNNARFDHFDLKETQFYKLSFRVVRFKLTEDTYETLITNLEPDEFSKEALKEIYAMRWGIETSFRELKYAIGLINLHAKKPTFIEQEIFAKLTMYNFCEMITLNVVLVKKERKHDYQVNFTVAIHICCQFFKSSKIPVEELIQKNILPIRKGRRDERKTKVKPSVSFTYRVA; this comes from the coding sequence ATGGCTAAGTATTCAACCAAGATCAAGCAAAAACTCATTCATATTATTAAGAAGATGAGTAGTAACCCAAAGGACTTTGTCCAAAATCCAAAGAAAGATTTTACTCGACATCGTAAACTTTCATTTGAATGTATGATGAACCTTATTCTCGCCATGAATGGTAATAGCCTTTATACAGAGTTAATGACTTATTTCAATTATGATATTAAGACGACATCTACCTCTGCTTTTATCCAACAACGTAGTAAAATACGACCGGATGCATTTAAACATTTATTTCAACAGTTTACTGCCTCATACGATCAGTATAAATACTTTCGAGGATATCGACTTCTCGCTATTGATGGCTCAACGTTTAATATTGCACATAATCCTGATGATGAAAAAACGTACATTAAATCTTCAACGGCTAAAAAGGGCTATAACTCCCTTCATCTGAATGCACTTTATGATTTAATGAATCGATTATATATCGATGCACAAATTCAACCGATTCGTGAATTAAATGAACGACAAGCACTGATTGAAATGGTCGGCAACTCTCCACTTAAAGATCCTGTGATTCTTGTTGCTGATCGAGGTTATGAAAGCTACAATACCTTCGCTCATCTTGAAGAAAAAGGCTGGAATTATGTGATACGAGTAAAAGATATTAAAAGTAAAAGTATTGTTTCCTCTCTGGATTTACCCGATAGTGATGAATTTGATACCACCATTCATTTAACCTTAACTCGAAAGCAAACAAATGAAGTGAAATCAAATCCACATCATTATAAGTTTTTACCCAATAATGCAAGATTTGATCATTTTGACTTGAAAGAGACTCAATTTTATAAGCTTTCATTCCGTGTTGTCCGATTCAAACTAACAGAAGATACCTACGAAACACTGATTACCAACTTAGAACCAGATGAATTTTCAAAGGAAGCATTAAAGGAAATATACGCCATGAGATGGGGGATTGAAACCTCATTTAGAGAGCTAAAATATGCGATAGGTTTAATTAACCTTCATGCAAAGAAACCTACATTTATAGAACAAGAAATATTCGCAAAACTAACGATGTATAACTTTTGTGAGATGATTACATTAAATGTTGTTTTAGTTAAGAAGGAACGGAAGCATGATTATCAGGTGAATTTCACCGTTGCCATTCACATCTGTTGTCAGTTTTTTAAGTCTTCAAAGATACCTGTTGAAGAGCTGATTCAAAAAAACATATTACCGATTCGAAAAGGCCGTCGTGATGAACGGAAAACTAAAGTTAAACCAAGTGTAAGTTTTACTTATCGAGTGGCCTAA
- a CDS encoding YjcZ family sporulation protein, giving the protein MYNYGYNCYTPCYGTGYTGGSSCGGGSGFAFILVLFILLAIICSCGGFGFGGNSGGCGCGC; this is encoded by the coding sequence ATGTATAATTATGGATACAATTGCTACACACCTTGTTACGGAACTGGATACACTGGTGGTTCTAGTTGCGGTGGCGGAAGCGGATTCGCTTTCATCTTAGTATTATTCATCTTATTAGCTATCATTTGTAGTTGTGGTGGATTTGGATTCGGTGGTAACAGCGGAGGTTGCGGTTGCGGCTGCTAA
- a CDS encoding sporulation protein YjcZ — protein MYNYGTGCNYNYGGYISGYGYGGYAPVTYQMPITNGKRYNIALILVLFILLAIIGCCCGFSGNNSGCSYGC, from the coding sequence ATGTACAACTACGGAACAGGATGTAACTATAACTACGGAGGATATATTAGTGGGTATGGTTATGGTGGCTACGCACCTGTTACTTATCAAATGCCTATTACAAACGGTAAAAGATACAATATCGCTCTAATCCTCGTATTATTCATTCTATTAGCCATCATCGGATGTTGTTGTGGATTCAGTGGCAACAATAGTGGATGCAGTTATGGATGCTAA
- a CDS encoding FtsW/RodA/SpoVE family cell cycle protein translates to MSLKVRRVKKTPLQVLKNYTSDFFERLSGLDKLTLVLVCFLFGIGLLMIYSITSISIYNGVKNDPTNFFIKTLIMAVAGIGAMGVIIIMPYRMLKNLSFLAVIGCPLILLVTLLFAKGSADSDVNSWFQIGSFKLQPAEFVKIGMILAIAWLVSKSIDKKMYYLNSLKDINLNLFFQSFVFVICYFGLCTLLVLLQPDFGSALILGFIGLIMFLATGVKYKAYRPLVYVGIMILITGIFVMIKAFPYQAERFSMWLDDPFTHDKGFQNVMGYTAIALGGLSGVGVGNSTQKYGYVLEPHNDMISTIIAEELGVWMILVIMIAYFVIGIRCFLTAAKCQDMFAALVSVGVGTIFFVQPIINLGGASGALPLTGVTLPFISYGGSSLVSLFLGVGIYLNVRMEMIAQQKKMREQKKQLLKTKVVPFPKS, encoded by the coding sequence ATGAGTTTGAAAGTAAGAAGAGTAAAAAAAACGCCACTTCAAGTCTTAAAAAACTATACAAGTGACTTTTTCGAACGCTTATCTGGACTTGATAAATTAACATTAGTTTTAGTTTGTTTTTTATTTGGGATTGGATTACTCATGATTTATAGTATTACAAGTATCTCTATTTATAATGGGGTAAAGAATGACCCAACCAATTTCTTTATCAAAACGTTGATCATGGCAGTAGCGGGAATAGGTGCTATGGGGGTCATCATTATCATGCCTTATCGGATGTTAAAAAACTTAAGTTTTTTAGCGGTCATTGGATGTCCGTTGATATTATTGGTGACTCTTTTATTTGCAAAAGGATCAGCAGATTCAGATGTAAACAGTTGGTTTCAGATTGGATCATTTAAACTTCAACCTGCTGAGTTCGTTAAAATCGGAATGATTTTGGCTATCGCTTGGTTAGTGTCTAAAAGTATCGATAAAAAGATGTATTATTTAAATAGCCTTAAAGATATTAACTTGAATTTGTTTTTTCAGAGTTTTGTTTTTGTTATTTGTTATTTTGGTTTATGTACGCTATTAGTCTTACTTCAGCCTGACTTTGGGTCTGCCTTAATTCTTGGGTTTATTGGATTAATTATGTTTTTAGCTACAGGAGTGAAATATAAGGCCTATCGTCCACTAGTTTATGTTGGGATTATGATCTTAATTACGGGTATTTTTGTGATGATCAAAGCTTTCCCTTATCAAGCTGAACGCTTCTCAATGTGGTTAGACGATCCATTTACCCATGATAAAGGGTTTCAAAATGTCATGGGGTATACAGCCATTGCTCTCGGTGGTTTATCTGGAGTAGGAGTTGGGAATAGTACTCAAAAATATGGATACGTTTTAGAACCACATAATGATATGATTTCAACGATTATAGCTGAAGAATTAGGAGTCTGGATGATATTAGTGATCATGATTGCTTATTTTGTCATTGGAATTCGTTGCTTTTTAACGGCTGCCAAATGTCAAGACATGTTTGCTGCCCTTGTTAGCGTCGGAGTTGGAACAATCTTTTTTGTTCAACCCATCATTAACTTAGGTGGAGCTAGTGGTGCCCTTCCATTAACAGGGGTAACTCTTCCGTTTATTAGTTATGGAGGATCGAGTTTAGTTTCATTATTTTTAGGAGTTGGAATCTATTTAAATGTTAGAATGGAAATGATTGCTCAGCAGAAAAAAATGCGTGAACAAAAAAAGCAATTATTAAAAACGAAAGTTGTTCCGTTTCCAAAATCATAA
- a CDS encoding YlbD family protein — protein sequence MDSELDGFKQFVRKYPGLKHDVRNGKATWQSIYEEWYLYGEEDSQWEKYKSVPTETEISTPLATNINGETTTDADPKTTTANSTLNATEMMTQAFQYLQKMDMNKVQQTMGTVQKFIQIFQTFQGGSGGSAGAGLGAAASQRQSFPGLFSKFDD from the coding sequence GTGGATAGCGAATTAGATGGATTTAAACAATTCGTACGTAAATATCCTGGACTAAAGCACGATGTTCGAAATGGAAAAGCAACGTGGCAATCAATCTATGAAGAATGGTATTTATATGGTGAAGAAGATAGTCAGTGGGAGAAATATAAAAGTGTTCCAACTGAAACAGAGATCTCAACACCATTAGCTACAAATATAAACGGTGAGACAACAACAGATGCAGATCCAAAAACAACAACTGCTAATAGTACACTTAATGCAACAGAAATGATGACGCAAGCTTTTCAATATCTTCAAAAAATGGACATGAATAAAGTTCAACAAACGATGGGAACCGTACAAAAATTCATACAGATTTTCCAAACCTTCCAAGGGGGGAGTGGTGGATCAGCTGGAGCTGGTTTAGGTGCAGCGGCAAGTCAAAGGCAATCATTTCCTGGACTATTCTCTAAATTCGATGATTAG
- a CDS encoding YlbE-like family protein produces the protein MEIIYQIVNNVEQRDYIRMYPLWYKELNRNPEKYQDFVNEVEAIKKQSQPTRLQKFEQRLNMAQFMLRMINSK, from the coding sequence ATGGAAATTATCTATCAGATTGTTAATAACGTTGAGCAAAGAGATTATATTCGAATGTACCCCTTATGGTATAAGGAGTTAAATCGAAATCCTGAAAAATATCAAGATTTTGTAAATGAAGTGGAAGCTATAAAAAAACAATCACAGCCGACACGTCTTCAAAAATTTGAACAACGACTTAATATGGCACAGTTTATGTTAAGAATGATTAATAGTAAATAA
- a CDS encoding YlbF family regulator has product MLNNTDYIELCEAIGDEILSLPVFQMYKKLQHEMNHNQEIIQLINEFEKAKELYADVERYGGKYHPDYKEVSQRLIDTKSNLYQNASVKEFKACEKEIQSILDEISNYISQAVEVTVKTKTKSCGCGSGNCSR; this is encoded by the coding sequence GTGCTAAATAATACAGATTATATCGAATTATGTGAAGCAATCGGTGATGAAATATTATCACTTCCAGTTTTTCAAATGTATAAAAAATTACAACACGAAATGAATCATAATCAAGAGATTATTCAATTAATAAATGAATTTGAGAAAGCAAAAGAACTTTATGCAGATGTTGAACGATATGGTGGAAAGTATCATCCAGATTATAAAGAAGTATCTCAACGACTCATTGATACAAAATCTAACTTGTATCAAAATGCTAGTGTAAAAGAATTTAAAGCCTGTGAAAAAGAAATTCAATCCATTCTAGATGAAATATCAAACTATATTTCTCAAGCAGTAGAAGTAACCGTTAAAACAAAGACTAAATCATGTGGATGTGGTAGCGGGAATTGTTCACGTTAA
- a CDS encoding DUF2129 domain-containing protein — MDQRRIQIIVYTRKSGIQQKLSQFGHVVYISKKMNYVCLYVNEKQKDQVIAKIKNLQGIQRIEVGPEVLEAVK; from the coding sequence TTGGATCAAAGACGCATTCAGATTATTGTTTATACAAGGAAATCGGGTATCCAACAAAAATTATCACAGTTTGGGCACGTTGTTTATATCTCTAAAAAGATGAACTATGTTTGCCTATATGTTAATGAAAAACAAAAAGATCAGGTCATAGCTAAAATAAAAAACCTTCAAGGCATTCAAAGAATCGAGGTTGGACCTGAGGTGTTAGAAGCCGTTAAATAA
- the rpsP gene encoding 30S ribosomal protein S16, whose translation MVKLRLTRMGSKKKPFYRIVASNATSPRDGRFIEVIGTYNPVAQPAIVSINEELAMKWLRNGAQPTDTVRALFSAEGIMTKFHNEKYAK comes from the coding sequence ATGGTAAAATTACGTTTAACTCGTATGGGTTCTAAGAAAAAACCTTTCTATCGTATCGTAGCATCTAATGCAACTAGTCCACGTGACGGACGTTTCATCGAAGTAATCGGGACATACAACCCAGTTGCTCAACCAGCTATCGTTTCAATCAACGAAGAATTAGCAATGAAATGGTTACGTAACGGAGCTCAACCAACTGATACAGTTCGTGCTTTATTCTCAGCTGAAGGAATTATGACTAAATTCCATAACGAAAAATACGCTAAGTAA
- a CDS encoding KH domain-containing protein produces the protein MNYISLIENLIRPLINHPDDLRVKEFPSEAEYILFQVMVNEEDLGRVIGKQGNIANAIRTIAFAAGSQHKKRIKINFDSY, from the coding sequence GTGAACTATATTTCATTAATTGAAAATTTGATTCGCCCGCTTATCAACCATCCAGATGATCTGCGCGTCAAAGAATTTCCGAGTGAGGCAGAATACATTTTATTTCAAGTCATGGTCAATGAAGAAGATTTAGGACGTGTTATTGGTAAACAAGGAAATATTGCAAATGCTATTCGAACGATTGCATTTGCAGCGGGATCACAACATAAGAAGAGAATAAAAATCAATTTTGATTCTTATTAA